One stretch of Nitrospinota bacterium DNA includes these proteins:
- the bluB gene encoding 5,6-dimethylbenzimidazole synthase has protein sequence MRQFRRGAVDAIYEVIRKRRDVRRFETTDIPDEQVRRLLGAAHHAPSVGFMQPWNFIIIRDPDIKRKVKESFLRENAAAEENYDGVRRETYRTLKLEGIMESPVGICVTCDHTRGGTHVLGRNSIPETDIYSVCCAVQNLWLAARAEGLGVGWVSILRLETLREALGIPAHVTPIAYLCVGIPKEFFPQPELETAGWAERIPLDDLVFFDAWGTRKIDGPPKDMTR, from the coding sequence ATGCGGCAGTTTAGGCGTGGAGCGGTAGATGCCATTTACGAGGTGATCCGCAAGCGGCGCGATGTCCGCAGATTTGAAACAACCGACATTCCCGACGAACAGGTGCGCCGCCTGCTTGGCGCGGCCCACCACGCCCCGTCGGTGGGTTTCATGCAGCCGTGGAATTTTATCATCATTCGCGATCCCGACATAAAGAGGAAGGTGAAGGAATCATTTCTGCGTGAAAACGCCGCCGCCGAGGAGAACTACGACGGGGTGCGCCGGGAAACGTACCGCACCCTCAAGCTGGAAGGAATCATGGAATCACCGGTCGGCATCTGCGTTACCTGCGACCACACGCGCGGCGGCACCCATGTGCTGGGGCGCAACAGCATCCCCGAAACCGACATCTACAGCGTCTGCTGCGCCGTGCAAAACCTCTGGCTTGCGGCCCGCGCGGAGGGATTGGGCGTCGGGTGGGTAAGCATTCTCCGCCTTGAAACGTTGCGGGAGGCGTTGGGCATCCCGGCGCACGTTACGCCCATTGCGTATCTTTGCGTAGGCATCCCGAAAGAATTTTTTCCGCAACCGGAGCTGGAAACGGCTGGGTGGGCGGAACGCATCCCCCTTGACGATCTGGTGTTTTTCGATGCCTGGGGCACGCGCAAGATCGACGGGCCGCCGAAGGATATGACGCGATGA
- the yaiO gene encoding YaiO family outer membrane beta-barrel protein, with amino-acid sequence MTPLIRFFAVLITALAAAAGVAGADDGILPKTPAGIPSALKGLQLEAGHGREQLDKSYYTDWLNTYVTAENRLDSGVVVYGTARQVERYSLTDQEYLLGSYLPVAERTFLLVEGNMSPAYNVLPRWSTLLELNRLFDGGWGGGIGVRRTEYSMTQFWMGIARIERYLGPWYGSYTLRQVSVDTVGDASSHSLKLSYYYGGKSFAGAGYSIGRELESAGTAGTLVSDITEYLIAGRHWLSEQWGMSWEAGSHMQGAYYTRRWISIGIRREF; translated from the coding sequence ATGACTCCTTTGATCCGCTTCTTTGCCGTCCTGATAACGGCGCTGGCCGCCGCGGCCGGCGTGGCGGGCGCCGATGACGGCATCCTTCCCAAAACCCCGGCGGGAATTCCGTCCGCGCTTAAAGGGCTGCAACTGGAGGCCGGCCATGGACGGGAGCAATTGGACAAGAGCTACTATACCGACTGGCTTAACACATATGTAACGGCCGAAAACCGGCTGGATTCGGGCGTGGTGGTATATGGCACCGCGCGCCAAGTGGAGCGCTACAGCCTGACCGACCAGGAATATCTGCTTGGCTCTTATCTGCCCGTGGCGGAGCGCACATTTCTGCTGGTGGAAGGGAATATGAGTCCCGCCTATAACGTCCTGCCGCGCTGGTCCACGCTGCTGGAGCTCAACCGCCTCTTCGACGGCGGCTGGGGAGGCGGCATCGGGGTGCGGCGGACGGAATATTCCATGACGCAATTTTGGATGGGCATCGCGCGGATAGAACGGTATCTCGGCCCGTGGTACGGATCGTACACCTTGCGCCAGGTCAGCGTGGATACCGTCGGCGATGCATCGTCCCACTCGCTGAAGCTGAGCTACTATTACGGCGGCAAAAGTTTCGCCGGCGCCGGCTACAGCATCGGCAGGGAACTTGAAAGCGCGGGCACGGCCGGCACCCTTGTTTCGGACATCACCGAATACCTCATCGCCGGCAGGCACTGGCTTTCCGAACAATGGGGCATGAGTTGGGAAGCCGGTTCCCATATGCAAGGCGCGTATTACACACGGAGATGGATCAGCATCGGAATCCGCAGGGAATTCTGA
- a CDS encoding glycosyltransferase family 2 protein: MPKISVVVPVYNEEGNLPRLLDEVEQALAPLDYEVVFVDDGSADRSESIIRERMRGNPRLRLVQFSYNFGQQAAFAAGYQAAGGEIIVTLDADLQNDPKYIPQFVEKIEKEGDAAVFGWRVNRENDLFLRQLPSRLFNLIRNSFLQRPLHDYGCALTAFRRGFVDELRDSPEYLKHITTYIASRRVKYSEIQIVERPRLSGRSHYNFLRLLQLAMDLMILMSNKPVATMLLVGAGAVSSLLFLVSMAAAVAGMLDRGLEALWLLTVPFLFLMMALFSAVLMLINERVSSLIRNVYRRPPYIIKGTSGAAAAENIHHPTAEDEEFRR; this comes from the coding sequence ATGCCGAAAATAAGCGTGGTGGTGCCGGTCTATAACGAGGAGGGGAATCTCCCCCGCCTTCTGGATGAGGTGGAGCAGGCGCTGGCCCCGCTTGATTACGAGGTGGTCTTTGTCGATGACGGCAGCGCCGACCGGAGCGAATCGATCATCCGTGAACGGATGCGCGGCAACCCGCGCCTGCGGCTGGTGCAGTTCAGCTACAACTTCGGCCAACAGGCGGCTTTTGCCGCGGGGTACCAGGCGGCGGGCGGGGAGATCATCGTCACCCTTGACGCCGACCTTCAGAACGACCCGAAATACATCCCCCAGTTCGTCGAGAAGATCGAAAAGGAAGGCGATGCCGCCGTTTTCGGCTGGCGGGTGAACCGCGAAAACGATCTTTTCCTGCGCCAGCTTCCATCGCGGCTCTTCAACCTCATCCGGAACAGCTTCCTGCAACGTCCGCTGCACGATTACGGCTGCGCGCTCACCGCGTTCCGCCGCGGATTTGTGGACGAACTGCGCGACAGCCCGGAATACCTCAAGCACATCACCACCTACATCGCGTCGCGCCGGGTGAAGTACTCGGAGATACAGATCGTCGAACGCCCGCGGCTTTCCGGCCGCTCGCACTACAACTTCCTGCGCCTGCTACAGCTCGCGATGGACCTTATGATCCTGATGTCGAACAAACCGGTGGCCACCATGCTGCTGGTCGGCGCGGGCGCCGTTTCATCCCTGCTGTTCCTCGTAAGCATGGCGGCCGCGGTCGCGGGCATGCTTGACCGGGGCCTGGAGGCGCTTTGGCTGCTGACGGTTCCGTTCCTCTTCCTGATGATGGCGCTTTTCAGCGCGGTGCTGATGCTTATCAACGAGCGGGTATCCAGCCTTATCCGCAACGTCTACCGGCGCCCGCCCTACATCATAAAGGGGACATCCGGCGCCGCAGCGGCTGAAAACATCCATCACCCCACCGCGGAAGACGAGGAGTTCCGCCGGTAA
- a CDS encoding DnaJ domain-containing protein, translating to MKKNYALLNVNEGADLSEIKKAYRRSVHLYHPDANGGIGDPEKFKEVVKAYNHILKHYKSLGIKPVPQKKKASALIYEKLGSIFGNSRKEAAGYARNTDRKQRRTMRKDEFATLDPLLLKLSFDELKLRFEESQNEFVVREAARALTHCFGAGAFPLLRGHLPCAAVAVAEEILYCLGLIGDQESILILEKYVRHGEVKIACAAVRSLRNINQGLARTLLDKMAREGRSMKLSMRHFFNFFDGSRIRKLLRSGAINRFEMDIARFLQIHTRQPMPVILRELGFVIAE from the coding sequence ATGAAAAAAAATTACGCTCTATTAAATGTAAATGAAGGGGCCGACCTCAGCGAAATCAAAAAGGCATACCGCCGCTCAGTCCATCTCTATCATCCCGATGCCAATGGCGGCATAGGCGATCCTGAAAAATTCAAAGAGGTTGTAAAAGCGTACAATCACATTTTAAAGCACTATAAGTCATTAGGTATCAAGCCTGTACCGCAGAAAAAGAAAGCTTCCGCCTTAATATACGAAAAACTGGGCAGCATTTTTGGCAATAGCCGGAAAGAGGCGGCTGGCTATGCCCGCAATACTGACCGGAAACAGCGCCGCACCATGCGGAAGGATGAATTCGCCACACTTGATCCGTTATTGTTGAAACTCTCCTTCGATGAGTTGAAGCTCCGTTTTGAAGAATCGCAAAACGAGTTTGTGGTGAGGGAGGCCGCCAGGGCGCTTACCCACTGTTTTGGGGCCGGCGCTTTTCCTTTGCTTCGCGGCCATCTCCCGTGTGCCGCGGTTGCGGTGGCGGAAGAGATTCTTTATTGTCTGGGACTCATCGGCGACCAGGAATCGATCCTCATTTTGGAAAAATATGTGCGGCATGGCGAGGTGAAGATTGCCTGCGCCGCCGTGCGTTCCCTGCGGAATATCAATCAGGGGCTTGCCCGTACTCTGCTCGACAAGATGGCGCGCGAAGGCCGCTCGATGAAGCTTTCCATGCGCCACTTTTTCAACTTTTTCGACGGTTCCAGGATACGCAAATTGCTGCGGAGCGGCGCCATCAACCGCTTTGAAATGGACATCGCCCGGTTCCTGCAAATCCACACGCGGCAGCCGATGCCGGTGATTCTGCGGGAGCTCGGTTTCGTCATTGCCGAGTGA
- a CDS encoding helix-turn-helix domain-containing protein: MSTQPEKKVDGLPERICTSLNKNAIAQRIREIRGTKTLSEFGKKLGVAHTTVKRYEEGMIPSPEILLAIAALAGKKMEWLLTGEERRETSPPLPPNRLSEDEYLSIPLIEGKIAAGEPIIPMEEIVEWVVLHMRPVKKAAGSKKDLVACRILGDSMYPYLASGDIVVIDRGIDKSRPQEKKIYAVWTDDGITAKMVQQEGHTMFLLPLNPAEKVRTIDLRENSSPIVGLVIGAWKDFGRL, encoded by the coding sequence ATGAGCACACAGCCGGAGAAAAAAGTGGACGGTCTGCCTGAACGGATATGCACATCACTTAACAAGAATGCTATAGCTCAAAGAATCAGGGAGATAAGGGGCACAAAAACACTTTCTGAATTCGGTAAAAAACTGGGGGTGGCCCACACAACCGTAAAGCGGTACGAAGAAGGGATGATCCCCTCCCCCGAAATCCTTCTGGCAATCGCCGCGCTTGCCGGGAAAAAAATGGAGTGGCTCCTCACCGGCGAAGAACGGCGGGAAACATCGCCGCCGCTTCCGCCAAACCGGCTTTCGGAAGACGAATACCTCTCGATACCGCTCATCGAAGGAAAAATCGCGGCCGGAGAGCCGATCATCCCGATGGAAGAGATTGTGGAGTGGGTGGTGCTGCATATGCGCCCCGTCAAGAAGGCGGCCGGCTCGAAGAAGGATCTCGTCGCCTGCCGCATCTTGGGAGATTCGATGTACCCGTACCTCGCCAGCGGCGACATTGTGGTGATCGACCGCGGTATCGACAAAAGCCGCCCCCAGGAAAAAAAGATTTATGCCGTCTGGACCGATGACGGCATCACGGCAAAAATGGTGCAACAGGAAGGGCATACAATGTTCCTCCTGCCGCTTAACCCGGCCGAAAAAGTGCGAACCATCGACCTCCGGGAAAACTCTTCCCCCATCGTGGGGCTGGTAATCGGCGCATGGAAGGATTTTGGACGGCTATGA
- a CDS encoding YdcF family protein yields the protein MIYIKKLLKIAAAITAAVVLLAALFHTPLLNALAGSLVRNDALRRADAIVVLTGDRNGDRMAEGIRLYKEGLGAYIVFWGGQIYWKYNYADLLLGQLKESGIGSEHVAYSTREIMPYSSEGEARENIRTLKSRGAKSFILVTSHYHTARAGRVYDRLAAESGMAVIVHPADDSLVHIHGWWKDHDSAKMIYLELQKALWYRLAGLFGGG from the coding sequence ATGATCTACATCAAAAAACTCCTGAAGATCGCGGCGGCGATCACCGCCGCCGTTGTTCTTCTTGCGGCGCTGTTCCACACGCCCCTGTTAAACGCCCTCGCCGGCTCGCTTGTGCGCAACGATGCCCTGCGCAGAGCCGATGCCATCGTGGTACTGACCGGTGACCGTAATGGCGACCGGATGGCGGAGGGTATCCGTCTGTACAAAGAAGGCTTGGGGGCGTACATTGTTTTTTGGGGCGGGCAGATATACTGGAAATACAATTACGCCGACCTGCTGTTAGGGCAGTTGAAAGAATCCGGTATTGGATCAGAGCATGTGGCCTATTCCACGCGGGAGATCATGCCATACAGTTCGGAGGGAGAAGCGCGCGAGAACATCCGCACGCTGAAAAGCCGCGGGGCAAAGTCATTCATCCTCGTCACATCGCACTATCACACCGCCCGCGCGGGAAGGGTCTACGACCGGCTTGCGGCGGAGAGCGGCATGGCTGTCATCGTCCACCCCGCCGATGACAGCCTCGTGCATATCCACGGCTGGTGGAAAGACCACGACAGCGCGAAAATGATATATCTGGAACTGCAAAAAGCGCTTTGGTACCGCCTTGCGGGCCTGTTCGGCGGCGGATGA
- a CDS encoding potassium channel protein, which yields MLNKVMKWRGKGAKPRRWSGWERRMAFSLLLVLTAMGAGVAGYMAIEGWNFRDSLFMTVITLATIGYGETHPLSNDGRDFTIILIFLGVGTMAYVVNNAVRVIFEGEWQKTFGRRKLENRLDKMSGHIIICGYGRMGRVVSNELLAKKLPHVIIEQSPMDSDADGAVPVIMGDATQDEILKLAGIDRAVGIISVLSTDAHNLYLVLSARGMNPNIRIVARAGEEGAEQKLLRAGADRVVSPYQYGGVWMANMIVKPAVVNFLEFATRIGNQEFQIEEVLVGEGSSLDGKSIMESAVNTKLGVIVAAIKTQGAAEMKFNPSMNTVVKSGDILVVIGDSKKLAQLETLAKKR from the coding sequence ATGCTGAATAAAGTAATGAAGTGGCGGGGAAAAGGCGCGAAACCCCGCCGCTGGAGCGGGTGGGAACGGCGGATGGCATTCTCGCTGCTGCTGGTATTAACCGCGATGGGAGCCGGCGTGGCCGGCTACATGGCGATTGAGGGATGGAATTTCCGCGACTCGCTCTTCATGACGGTGATCACGCTGGCCACCATCGGCTACGGGGAAACGCATCCGCTGTCGAACGACGGGCGCGATTTCACCATCATCCTGATCTTCCTCGGCGTCGGAACGATGGCGTATGTCGTGAACAACGCCGTCCGGGTGATTTTTGAAGGGGAGTGGCAAAAAACTTTCGGGAGGAGAAAATTGGAAAACAGGCTGGATAAGATGAGCGGCCATATCATCATCTGCGGCTACGGCCGGATGGGCCGCGTGGTCTCCAACGAACTGCTGGCGAAAAAGTTGCCGCACGTCATCATAGAGCAATCGCCGATGGATTCGGACGCCGATGGCGCAGTCCCCGTCATCATGGGGGACGCCACGCAGGACGAGATACTTAAGCTCGCCGGCATCGACCGCGCCGTGGGGATCATATCGGTTCTGAGCACCGACGCGCACAACCTCTACCTCGTGCTTTCCGCACGCGGCATGAATCCGAACATCAGGATCGTGGCCCGCGCCGGCGAGGAAGGGGCCGAGCAGAAATTGCTGCGCGCCGGGGCCGACCGGGTGGTCTCCCCCTACCAATACGGCGGCGTCTGGATGGCGAACATGATCGTGAAGCCGGCCGTGGTGAACTTCCTCGAATTCGCCACCCGCATCGGCAATCAGGAATTCCAGATAGAAGAAGTGCTGGTGGGGGAAGGTTCTTCACTCGACGGAAAAAGCATCATGGAAAGCGCCGTCAACACAAAGCTGGGGGTGATCGTCGCCGCCATCAAAACGCAAGGGGCCGCCGAAATGAAATTCAACCCCTCGATGAACACGGTGGTGAAGTCCGGCGACATTCTGGTGGTGATCGGCGACAGCAAAAAACTTGCCCAGTTGGAAACGCTCGCGAAAAAGCGGTAG
- a CDS encoding transglycosylase SLT domain-containing protein, whose amino-acid sequence MISQIFKIAALTIILVSNIAHTTEITLTVEQQRILLLAFKEGKRFGFERTMQSLAFTETAAGRYNIGDTDQKMGERAYGVGQIKLSTAREVLAKHRRFRTHPKYGVLKYNEQLITALMSDEEFNIGVAAYHLHDLYKKFKEDGEPDKRALDLAIKAYNCGMMRICDNDKYLEKVRLLRNTLVKKFNRLVAAGEINPDNLAELTLVYEDGKSPAKH is encoded by the coding sequence ATGATATCGCAAATTTTCAAGATAGCCGCGCTCACGATAATTTTGGTTTCCAATATTGCACACACAACGGAGATAACTTTAACGGTGGAGCAGCAGCGAATATTGCTGCTGGCTTTCAAAGAAGGAAAGCGTTTTGGTTTTGAGCGTACCATGCAATCATTAGCGTTCACCGAAACGGCGGCGGGCCGGTACAACATCGGGGATACAGACCAAAAAATGGGAGAGCGCGCATACGGCGTGGGCCAGATAAAACTGAGCACCGCAAGGGAAGTCCTGGCCAAACACCGCCGATTTAGAACGCACCCAAAATACGGCGTTCTCAAATACAATGAACAATTGATAACGGCGTTGATGTCCGATGAAGAATTTAATATCGGGGTGGCCGCCTACCATTTGCATGACTTGTATAAAAAGTTCAAAGAAGACGGGGAACCGGATAAGCGGGCCCTGGACTTGGCAATTAAAGCATATAACTGTGGAATGATGAGAATCTGCGATAACGACAAGTATCTGGAAAAAGTCCGGCTTTTAAGAAATACCTTGGTGAAAAAATTCAATCGATTGGTGGCCGCCGGTGAAATCAACCCCGACAACCTTGCCGAGCTAACGCTGGTGTACGAAGACGGCAAGAGTCCCGCCAAACATTAA